One region of Mycolicibacterium lutetiense genomic DNA includes:
- a CDS encoding nitroreductase family protein: MPDSPNGRPAGTSVPIHPDLAARWSPRAFDPDAAITADQLTALLEAARWAASWGHREPVRFVVGRRGDETFVTLAGLLKRGNSYAQAASALILVCVDEGDDERTARYAAVDAGAAIAQLTVEAVSRGLIVHPMAGFDVEGAQAAFGIPDEVRPLAVIAVGTLGDYSVADPAIIERDSRPRERLPLEQIAFGARWGIPIA; this comes from the coding sequence GTGCCTGACTCGCCGAACGGCCGGCCGGCCGGCACCAGCGTGCCGATCCACCCCGATCTCGCGGCCCGCTGGAGCCCCCGGGCCTTCGACCCTGACGCCGCCATCACCGCTGACCAGCTCACCGCACTGTTGGAAGCCGCGCGCTGGGCCGCCAGCTGGGGCCACCGTGAACCGGTGCGGTTCGTGGTGGGCCGGCGGGGCGATGAGACCTTCGTTACATTGGCCGGCCTGCTCAAACGCGGCAACAGTTATGCCCAGGCCGCCTCGGCCCTGATTCTGGTGTGCGTCGATGAGGGCGACGATGAGCGGACCGCGCGGTACGCGGCCGTCGACGCCGGGGCGGCGATCGCCCAGCTGACCGTCGAGGCGGTGTCCCGTGGACTGATCGTCCATCCGATGGCCGGCTTCGACGTCGAGGGAGCGCAGGCCGCGTTCGGCATTCCGGACGAGGTGCGGCCGTTGGCCGTGATCGCGGTGGGCACGCTCGGTGACTACTCGGTGGCCGACCCTGCGATCATCGAACGCGACAGCCGGCCCCGGGAACGGCTGCCGCTGGAGCAGATCGCATTCGGTGCGCGCTGGGGAATTCCGATTGCCTAA